From the genome of Streptomyces sp. V2I9:
CGGGATCTGCGCCGGGGCGATGACCGTTCGGCCCACCGCGTCGGACACGACCACCAGCAGCGCGCCGAGCAGCGCGCTCACCGGAATCACCCGCACATGGCTCCGGCCCACCAGAGCACGTGCCGCGTGCGGGGCGACGAGACCGACGAACCCGATCACGCCGACCGCCGCGACCGCCCCCGCCGTCAGGAGGACCGCCAGGCTCAGCAGCGCCAGGCGGGTGGCCCCGACCCGGAGGCCGAGCAGGGCGGGCGTCTCGTCGTCCAGCCCGATCAGGTCCAGTTCACGGCGCATCACCACCAGGACCGGCAGCGCGAGCGCGAGACCCACCAGGACCGGGACCAGCTCGGGGAACGTCCGCCCGTACGTCGAGCCGCCCAGCCAGGCCAGCGCCTTCGTCGCGTTGTACGGGTCGGTGAGCACGATCAGCAGACTCACGAAGCCGGCCGCACCCGACTGCACCCCGATGCCGATCAGCACCAGGCGGTTCTGCTCCAGCCCGCGGCGCGCGGCGAGCCCGAACACCAGGGCGGCGGCGGCGGCCGCCCCGGCCAGCGCGGAGCCGCCGATCAGCCAGAAGCTCGCCAGCGGTACGACGGTGAGCACGGCCACCGCCCCCACACCGGCCCCGCTGACCACGCCGAGGACGCCCGGCTCCGCGAGCGGGTTGCGGGACACCGCCTGGACGACGGCGCCCGCCACCGCCAGGGCCGCACCGGCCAGCAGAGCCGCCGCGACACGGGGGACCCGCGTGTCGAGGACGTACGTCACGAACTGCCCGGACCGGCCCGCGAGCCAGTTGCCCACATCGCCCAGCAGCAGCGTCGCGTCACCGATGAGCGTCGCCGCCACCACCGTGCCGAGCAACGCCACGACCGTCACCGCCAGCGTCAGGACGAAAGCGCGGCGGCTGCGCAGCCGGGCGAACGCCGTCGATCCGCTGTCCGTGCCCACGTCGCGCGACCGGTGGGCCAGGACGATCAGGACGAGCGCGCCGAAGCAGGTCGTGACGATCCCGGTCGGCACCTCGGCCCCCGCCTGCGCCCCGAACACCCCGCGCAGCAGCACGTCCGCGCCGAGCACCACGAGCACCCCCGCCAGCGCCGAGGCGGGGATGAACGCGCGGTGCCGCACCAGGCCCGGAATCCATGTGCCGAGCAGCCGCACCACGGCGGGTGCGCACAGGCCGACGAAGCCGACCGGTCCCGCTACCGCCACGGACACCGCCGCCAGCAGCACCGCGAGGACGACCGCGATGCTGCGTGTCAGCCGGGGGTTCACCCCCACGACCGCGGCGCCGTCGTCGCCGAGCGCGAGGATGTCCAGCCGCCTGCCCAGCAGCATCAGTCCGGCGAACGCCACGAGCGCGACCGGGGCGAGCCGGTCGATGGACTGCATGCCGATCTGGGCGAGCGAACCGTTGCCCCACGCGAACAGCCCGGTCGTCTGCTGGGAGCGCAGCAACAGGAGCATCCCGCTCAGTCCGGTCAGGGCGAGGGTGAGCGCGGAACCCGCCAGCACCAGCCGGATCGGTCCGGCGCCCGCGCGGGACAGGCCGAGGACGACTGCCGCCGCCAGCAGCCCGCCGAGGAACGCCGTGGCCCCGGCCGGCAGAGCCGGCAGCGAAATGCCGAACGCGGCGACGGTGACCACCGCGAGATACGCGCCCGCGTTCACGGCGAGCGTGTCGGGCGAGGCCAGCATGTTGCGGGACACCGACTGGAGGGCGGCGCCCGCCGCACCGAGCGCGGAACCGACGAGGAGCCCGGCGGCGAGCCGGGGCAGCCGGGAGTCCAGGACCACGGCGGCCGTCTGCTCGTCCGCGCTCCGGTCGGCGGCGGAACCGGTGGCCAGCTGCCAGAGCGTGTGCAGGTCGACGGCGGCGGTGCCCTGGCCCAGGTGGACGACGGTGAGCGCCACCAGCGCGGCGAGCATCGAGAGCGCGAGGACGAGCATGAGGCCGCGGCGGGCGGACGCGACCGGAAGAGCGCCCCCGGCGGGGCCGGCCTGCCCCGGAGCCGCGCCCCCGGCAGGACCGGCCGCGCCCGCCACCGGCTCCACGGGCGCGGGCGCGGTGGTTGTGGTGCGTGTGCTCATCGTCAGGCGGTCAGCGCGCCGACGAGGGCGTCGATGTACGCGCGCATCGACGCGGGGCCGCCGAACATCCAGATGCCGTCGGGCAGCCGGTGGACCTCGTCGTTCTTGACGAACGGGAGGGACTTCCACACCGCGTTGTCCTTGAGGCCGTCGGCGAACGGGTCGCCGCCGTCGGAGTCGTTGGCGATGTAGGCGAACTGGGCGTCACCGATCTTCGTGAGCCCTTCGACGTCGGTCGCGGCGAGGCCGTACGCCTTGTCGCCCTTCAGCTTCCAGGGGTCGACGAGGCCCAGTTCGGTGTTGATGTCGGAGAGCAGCGACCCCTTGACGAACGGGCGGACCGAGACCTGGTTGCCCTCCTGCCACCCGTCGGCGAAGGCGACCTTCTCGCCGTCGAGTCCGGCGTCCGCCAGCTTCTTCCTCCCGTCGGCGACCGCCGTGCGGAAGGAGCCGATCTCGGACTTCGCCCGGTCCTCGGTGCCGGTGGCCTCGGCGATGAGATCGACCGTGTCGATCATCTGGTCGATCTGCCGGCTCGCGTCGGCCGAACGCACCACGGCGACCGGGGCGGCCTTGGACAGCTGCTCGACGGCGGATTCGGACAGGTCGGTGGTGGCGATGATGAGGTCGGGCTCGAGGCCCGCGACGGTGGCGACGCTGGGCTCGCCGCGGGTGCCTATGTCCTTGACGCCCTTGGTGAGCGGGGCCGCCTTGTCGTAGGCGGTGTATCCCTTGACGTCGGCCACGCCGACCGGCTGGACGCCGAGGGTGACCAGCGTCTCGACGACGTTCCACTCGGTACCGACGACCCGCTCGGCCGGACCGTCCAGCGTGATCTTCTTGCCGCGGGCGTCGGTGAACGTCACCGCGCCGTCTCCGGCGGACTCCTTCTTCGGCGCCTCGGTGGTGCCGCAGGCCGTGAGGGCGAGGGCGGCCGCGGCGGCGAGGACGGGCCACGTCAGGTGGTGGTTCTTCATGGGGGTGTTCAGGCCCTTTCGGAGCGCAGGTGGTGGCGGCCGACCGCGCGGGTGCGCGGGACGCCGGTGGAGGAGTCGGTTTCGACGTCGATACGGATGCCGTACGCGTCGCTCAGCCGCTCGGGGGCGTAGACCTCGGCGGGTGTGCCGGCGGCGACGACCCGCCCGGAGGAGAGGAGGACGACCTGGTCGGCCACGGCGGCGGCCTGGTCCAGGTCGTGCAGCACGACCCCGACGGTGACGCCGTGGGTGTCCGCGAGGTCGCGGACCAGATCGAGGATCTCCACCTGGTAGCGCAGGTCGAGATAGGTGGTGGGCTCGTCGAGGAGGAGGACGTCGGTGTCCTGGGCCAGACAGCAGGCGAACCAGACGCGCTGCAACTGCCCGCCGGACAGGCTCTCCACCCCGCGGTCCGCGAAGTCGGTGAGGTGGGTGACGGCCAGCGCGTGCTCGACCATCCGTGCGCCGTCCGGGTCGTTGCCCCGGAGCCGTCCCCGGTAGGGGTGGCGGCCGAATCCGACCACGTCGCGCACGCTGAGGCCGGCCGGTGCGTTCCGGCTCTGCGCGAGCAGGGTGACGCGGCGGGCGAAGTCGGAACGAGACAGGGCGAGGGCGTCCACGTCGGGGGCGTCCCCTCCACCCGGCACGGTCACCCTGCCGGTACGGGCCTTGTGCAGGCGGGCGACGGCCCGCAACAGGGTGGACTTCCCGCTGCCGTTCGGGCCGATGAGCGCGGTGACCCGCCCGCGCGGGAGCCGCAGGTCGGCCGCGTGCACGACGTCGGTACGGTCGTACGCGATCGTCATGCCGCGGGCGTCGAGGCCCGCGACGGGTCCTGGAACCGCACCGGATGGGGCCTGTCCGGGGCAGGCATCAGAGGACAGGGTGGTGGCACCGGCGGCGGACTCCGGGCGGCCGCGCGATGACGGGTCTTCTCGGGCGAGAGCAGGAACGATCACGAGAAGCGAGGTTAGCCTAACCTAAATTATGGAGGTCAAGGGGAAATCGGAATCGTGTCCTCCGTGTAATCCTTCGGGCGTGCTTCCCGGCCGCTCCGCCTGACGGCTCCCGGGTGTCGTCGGGGGGTCCGCAGGGTGTCGATGCGGTGTGCGGGCCCCTGAACGGCGGCATTTTCCGGCCGAAGCGACAGCGGGCCGCCTGTCGCCGCCATTGCGTCGGTGCAGGTCAGCCGGTTGTTTTGGATTGAACCGTCGAAGTCCGTCCATATGCTGGACGGCCGGTGCGGGGTCCCTGAGCTGCCCGCATGACCATTCGGTCGGTTCGAACGTAGATCTGCGGCCAGAAGCCAGCCGTCGATGTGCGCCTACTTTCCGCATGCGTAAGACTCCTGACCGCAATCACGCACCCGACGAAGGAGTCTTCACTCATGCGACGCAACCTGCATGCCATCCTCGCAACCTTCACGGCGAGCACGCTTCTGGTGGGCGGCCTCGCCGCCGCCACCGCGCAGGCGGCACCCGCGAAGGAGAAGAGCCTCTACGCGCCCTCCGCGCTCGTCCTCGGTGTCGCCCGCGGCGAGGATCCGCTGACCGCGACCGTCGAGCGGGCCGTGACGCTCAGCTGCGCCCCCACCGCCGAGGGGACGCACCCCGATCCCGCTGCCGCGTGCGAGGAGCTGGCCGAGGTCCGGGGGGAGTTCTCCGAGCTGACCGCGGGTCCGTCGAACCGGACCTGTACCCGTCAGTGGGACCCGGTCGTCGTGACCGCCCACGGTGTCTGGCAGGGTGAGCCGGTCCAGTTCAGCACCACGTACGGCAACGCCTGCGAGATGGCGGGCGGCACCGGTGGCAACGCCGTCTTCGCCTTCTGACCTGCTCCGATCCACGCCGCCCGGTCCCGGCCGAGCCGCTCGGCCGGCGGCACGGCGATGACGAGGGCCGGGGCCGGTGGACTGCGCGCCGCACGGGGCCGGGCGGTCGCGTGGTCGCGGGCCGAAGGTCCGGTGCGAGGTCAGCGCACCGGGTCGAGGAGGACGTCGAACGCGGCGGGCAGCCTCTTCCACCCCTCCCGGCCCGATCCGTACTCCTCGTCCGTGAGCAGGCAGGAGTCCAGCAGGGCGGTCAGGCCGTGGCGGTCGAGGCCGGGGGAGACGAACACCAGGTGCTGGCAGCGGTCGCCGTGCTCGGGATGCCGGTCCAGCGCGGCGGCCGCCCTCCGGTACGGCGGCGCCAAGGACCGGGCGGCGTCGGGCAGCGAGGCGAGCCAGGGGCCGGTGTTCTCCACGCCGAGCGCGCCGCCCGCCGCGTCCCGGGAGAGCAGGGTGTCGGGCCGGTCCGCCGGCCAGAACCGTCCCCGGCTGCGGGTCGCGGCGCAGCTCAGCTCCCCCGGCGCGTCGAAAAGACGGCCGGGGTGGAACGGCCGGTGCCGCCGCCGGACGAGCGTGCCCACCCCGGCCTCTTCCGCCTCCTGCGGAAGCAGTGCGCAGGCGGGGTGCTGGGCGGCCGCAGCCGCCTCCACATCGAACCCGGCGAACGCGAGACGGGACAACTCGCCAGAGTCCGACGTGAGCTGACGGGCAGTCGGATTCAACTGCCGGATGAGCGCGTGGTCCTCGTCGTCGGCCGCCGGGTTCGGCGCCACGGCGAGCACGGGTGCGTACTCCATCTGCCGGGCCCAGGTGTCGCCGACGGTCCGCCGGTCGGCGGGTGCCGCCGCGAGCCCCGCCTCGGCCAGGTCGTCGCCGTTGGCGAGGCAGGGCAGGACGAGCGTGGGGTCGACCGCCGTGAACACATTGGTCACCTCGGCGGCGTCGCTGTGCGCGGCGATCACCTCGGCCATGGACTTCGGCTCGACGGAGTCCCACAGTTCCAGGACGGCGAGGCGGGTCGTTCCGTCCCCCGCCAGCCGTTCGAGTTCGGGGACGAGGTCCTCGCGCAGCGCGCAGCAGGCGCAGTCGTTCACGAGCGGCGTTTCGCCCGCGGCCGGCGCGCCCCCGGCGTCGCGCAGGGAGCGGCGGACCGTGCCTCCGGCGGCTGTCGACAGGTCGTGGTGCAGGGCGGCGCTGTGCGGCACGACCCGCAGCAGCCCCTCCACCACCTCGTGGCGCACCTCGGCGTGCAGGCCGCAGACGATGACGACGGGCAGCTTCGCACGGTGCCCGCTCACCGGGCCTCCCCGCGTCCGTAGCGGCGCTCGAACCGCTCGACGCGTCCGGCGGTGTCCAGGACGCGGGCGGTGCCCGTGTGGAAGGGGTGGCTCGCGGAGGAGATCTCCACGTCGACCACCGGGTAGGTGGTGCCGTCCTCCCGCGTGACCGTGCGGTCGCTGGTCATGGTCGAGCGAGTCAGGAACGCGAAGTCGGCGGTGTTGTCGCGGAAGACGGCAGGGCGGTGGGCGGGGTGGATTCCCGGCTTCATGGCGATGTCCTCGGGGCGGGGTGAGGGGGCGTACGGCAGGGCTGGGAGCGACGGTGCGGGATCAGCGCTCCTCGCGGAAGGCGCCATGGTGGCGGGCGATCGGGTCGAACGTGTGCGGCACCGTCCGATCGGGGTCGTTCCGCCGGTTCTTGCGGGTGACGTAGGTGTGGCCGGTTCCTGCCGTGGAGCGGAGCTTGATGACGGGGCGTGCTTCGGTGCGAGCCACGGACGCCACTATATGGAAATGGTTACCATGTTCAATAATGGCACCGTTCCGAAGGGGAGGCCGGCCGATGGCGTGGCGGGCCTCGCCGCGCCACCAGCCGCCCCGCCGCCCTCAGCGGCCCACCGGGTCGGCGTGCGCTCCGTCGCCGGGGGCGACGAGGGCCAGGTGGCCACCGTCGTCCAGCGGAGTCGGAACGGTCAGCGTCGTGACCGCGGCCGTCCGGTCCGCGTCGAAGACGTGTACCTCTCCGTGGCCTCCCCGGCTCACCGCGACCAGGCCCGAGCCGGGCGAGGCGGCGACCGCCCGCCGTTGGGCCCCGTCCCACGGTGTCCCGCCGGGCCGGGGCGCTCCGGCCATGGCGGGCAGGGGGAGCCGTGCGCAGACCTCCGGGCGGGACCCGGCGTCCAGGGGTGCGGTGAGCAGGACGAGTTCGTCGCCGTCCGGGTGGATCCGGGTGTACGCGATATGGCGAGCGGCCACCGCGAGCCGGAAGACCAGTCCGGGGCCGACCTCCAGCCGCCCCGTCACTCCCGTGTCGAGCTGGTGCCACCAGGCGTCGTTGGACCACTCCGCCCACCGCCCCGGATCGCCCGAGCCGTCGCGCACGCAGGACCAGAGCATACGCCGCACGGGATCGAGCCGCAGGTAGTGGCCGCGCCCTCCGGAGCGGCCGTCGGCGGACCAGGGGAGCGGGGTCTCCACCGTGAGGCCGTCGCCCTCCCGCCGTACGCGATGCACTCCCGATCCCGCGGCGGCGAACACTCTTCCGGTGGTCGGGTCGTGGGCGTCGCCGTGCCCGTCGTCGTCCGGCAGGGCGATCCGGCGGTCGGGGCCGGCCGGAGGGCAGGACGGGGCCGAACGCATCAACTCGCCGTGCCGGTACGTCAGGAGCTCGCCCGGCTCCCGGTGGCGCAGCATCACGAGTGGCGAGGGGCCGCCGAGGACCGTGACACCCGGCTCGCCGGTCCGTCCCCGTACGCGCACGGCGACCGCGCCGTCCGGTGCGTCGAGATCGACGGCCGTCAGCAACCCGGTCCACGCCTGCTCGTTACGGCCGAGGCCGGTGGTCACCGCGAGGAGCCGTCCTCCCGGAGCGGCCGCCAGATGCTCGGCGGGAACCGCGACCGGCACCCGGCGCCGGACCAACGGGGCTCCCGTGCCGGGCCCGTAGGGGTCGAGGACCAGCAGTTCGCCCGCCCGGTCGTCCACGCAGGCGACCAGGCCGCCCGGCAGGGCGAGGAAGCCCGCGTGCTCGGAGGGGTGCCGATGGCGGACCTCCGCCCGCTCCGCTCCGTCCGGGAGGTCCAACAGGCTGATGCGCCCGGCGACATGGTCGGAGACGAGGAGGCGGGGCGGAGGGGCGGGGGTGGGTTCTGCGGGGTACGGCATGGCGAACTCCTGTGATGGGCGGGGTCGATGGAGCGGTGGTGGCCGCTGGGGTCTCGGCGGCATCTCCACTCGCTTTATTGGAAATGATAATCATGTGTAGAGTTTTGGCTCGTGGCGGGGGACGCTCCCGGGGCTCCGCCACCGTCGCTGCCGCATGCCCCGGGATCGCACAGGAACGTCGAGGGACCGCCGATGCCACGAACCGCGCTGAGACTCCGCCGTTGGGCGGCGATCGCCGTCCTGGGAGGCCTGCTGGCCGGCTGCGGAACGGAGAAGACCGACACCGCAGGGGAGGCCGCCGCACCGGGGAAGGGGGCCGGGGGCCGTACGGCCACGGACGTGCGGCCCATCGAGGCCGCCGCCCGGATCACCGACGCCCGGGGGGTCACGGTCTCCCTGCCGAAACCGCCCGAGAAGATCGTCTGCCTGGTCGCCCTCTGCGACGACATCCTCGTCGAGCTGGGTATGACCCCCGCTGCCACCAACTCGCAGGTGCTGGCGCACCCGAAGTTCCTCGGCGAGGAGAAGGCGGCGAGGATACCGGCCGTGCCCGGAGGCTTCCTCAGCCCCGAGGTCGAGGCGATCCTGTCCCACCGGCCCGACCTGGTCATCGGCCTGGAGGACACGCACGGCAAACTCGCCCCCGCGCTGAAGGGCGCCACGACCTTCTGGCCCGTCCAGCCGGGCTCCTGGCAGGACAGCGTCGGCTACCTGCGGGACCTCGCCGCGCTCACCGGCCGCACCCAGCAGGGCGAAAAGGCGGAGAAGTCCTTCCGTACCCGCCTGGCGCGGGCGGAGAAGCAGAAGAGCGACAGGACCGCCCTCATCGTCTTCGGCAGCGACGAGAACTTCGGCGTGGCCACTCCGGAGACCGACGTGGCGGCCGGACTCCTCCCGAAGATCTCCCACTACCCCTGGAAGAGCCGTGGGGTCGACGGCAGTTACAGCCTGGAGGAGATCCTCGCGCGGGACGTCGACGTCCTGTTCGTGGAGACCCTGTCCTTCGGCGCACCGGACGGCAGACTCTCCGACAAGCTGGCGAAGAACCCCCTCTGGTCCCGCATCCCCGCCGTGGAGCACGGCAAGGTCATCGAGGTGGACTCCGAGGTATGGGCCAAGGGGCGCGGCACCCGCTCCCTGGGGCTCGTCCTCGACGAGGCGACGGCCGCACTGCGGTGAGGCGTCTGCTCCTGGCGCAGTTCTGCCTGGGCGCGGTGGCCCTGGCGAGCGCGGTCTGCGCGCTCGGCCTCGGCACTCCGTACGTCCCGCCCGCCGACCTCCCGGCCACGTTCGGGGCCGATGGGATCACGGGTCTCGTCGTCACCGAACTGCGTCTTCCCCGCATGCTGTTGGCACTGATCGCCGGTGCCTGCCTCGGCGCGGCGGGGCTCGTCCTCCAGGAGGCCCTGCGCAACCCGCTGGCCGTGCCGGAGATGCTGGGGGTCTCGTCGGGGGCCGCGCTCGGCGTCGCCGCACCGCTCGTCCTGACCCTGGCCGTCCCGCTCGTACTGCAGCCGTTCCTCGCCCTGGCCGGGGCGGCACTCGGCGGACTGCTCACCCTGGTCGCCGCCGGCCTCGGCCGCAGCCCCTCTGCCGTGCTGCTGACCGGGGCCGCCGTGGCCGCCGCGCTCCAGGCGGCCCTGCTGGTGCTCATGGTCATGGCCGACCAGCTCGACCTCCAGCTCATCTACCGGTATCTGCTGGGCAGTCTGTCCGCCCGCACCTGGGACGACGTCACCGGTCTGCTGCCCTGGCTGGCCGTGGCCGTTCCCGCGCTGGTGCTGTGCGTGCCGGTGCTCGGCGTGCTCCGGCTCGGCGACGACGACGCCCGCGCGCTGGGCGTACGGGTGGAGCGGGCGCGGGTGGCCGCTCTGGGCATCGCCGTCGTCCTCATCGCCCCCGTCGTCGCGGTCTGCGGTCCGGTGGCCTGGGTCGGATTCCTCGCCCCGCACCTCGCCCGCCGCCTGCGCCCGGACGCCGGCGCGGCCGGGTGGCTCCTCCGGTCCGCCGCGTGCGGCGCGATGGTCGTCCTCTGCGCCGACCAGCCCGCCCGGCTGACGCTCGCCCCGGTCGAGACGCCCGTCGGAGCGTGGACGGCATTGGTCGGGGTGCCGGCCGGGGTCCTGCTGCTGAAACGGGGGAGAGGGCCCGCACGGGAGCGGGGACAGGACGTCCCCGCCGTGCCGGGCCCGCCGGCCGGCC
Proteins encoded in this window:
- a CDS encoding iron ABC transporter permease translates to MSTRTTTTAPAPVEPVAGAAGPAGGAAPGQAGPAGGALPVASARRGLMLVLALSMLAALVALTVVHLGQGTAAVDLHTLWQLATGSAADRSADEQTAAVVLDSRLPRLAAGLLVGSALGAAGAALQSVSRNMLASPDTLAVNAGAYLAVVTVAAFGISLPALPAGATAFLGGLLAAAVVLGLSRAGAGPIRLVLAGSALTLALTGLSGMLLLLRSQQTTGLFAWGNGSLAQIGMQSIDRLAPVALVAFAGLMLLGRRLDILALGDDGAAVVGVNPRLTRSIAVVLAVLLAAVSVAVAGPVGFVGLCAPAVVRLLGTWIPGLVRHRAFIPASALAGVLVVLGADVLLRGVFGAQAGAEVPTGIVTTCFGALVLIVLAHRSRDVGTDSGSTAFARLRSRRAFVLTLAVTVVALLGTVVAATLIGDATLLLGDVGNWLAGRSGQFVTYVLDTRVPRVAAALLAGAALAVAGAVVQAVSRNPLAEPGVLGVVSGAGVGAVAVLTVVPLASFWLIGGSALAGAAAAAALVFGLAARRGLEQNRLVLIGIGVQSGAAGFVSLLIVLTDPYNATKALAWLGGSTYGRTFPELVPVLVGLALALPVLVVMRRELDLIGLDDETPALLGLRVGATRLALLSLAVLLTAGAVAAVGVIGFVGLVAPHAARALVGRSHVRVIPVSALLGALLVVVSDAVGRTVIAPAQIPVGLLTAVIGAPYFIWLLWRARREG
- a CDS encoding iron-siderophore ABC transporter substrate-binding protein, with protein sequence MKNHHLTWPVLAAAAALALTACGTTEAPKKESAGDGAVTFTDARGKKITLDGPAERVVGTEWNVVETLVTLGVQPVGVADVKGYTAYDKAAPLTKGVKDIGTRGEPSVATVAGLEPDLIIATTDLSESAVEQLSKAAPVAVVRSADASRQIDQMIDTVDLIAEATGTEDRAKSEIGSFRTAVADGRKKLADAGLDGEKVAFADGWQEGNQVSVRPFVKGSLLSDINTELGLVDPWKLKGDKAYGLAATDVEGLTKIGDAQFAYIANDSDGGDPFADGLKDNAVWKSLPFVKNDEVHRLPDGIWMFGGPASMRAYIDALVGALTA
- a CDS encoding ABC transporter ATP-binding protein — encoded protein: MTIAYDRTDVVHAADLRLPRGRVTALIGPNGSGKSTLLRAVARLHKARTGRVTVPGGGDAPDVDALALSRSDFARRVTLLAQSRNAPAGLSVRDVVGFGRHPYRGRLRGNDPDGARMVEHALAVTHLTDFADRGVESLSGGQLQRVWFACCLAQDTDVLLLDEPTTYLDLRYQVEILDLVRDLADTHGVTVGVVLHDLDQAAAVADQVVLLSSGRVVAAGTPAEVYAPERLSDAYGIRIDVETDSSTGVPRTRAVGRHHLRSERA
- a CDS encoding subtilase-type protease inhibitor translates to MRRNLHAILATFTASTLLVGGLAAATAQAAPAKEKSLYAPSALVLGVARGEDPLTATVERAVTLSCAPTAEGTHPDPAAACEELAEVRGEFSELTAGPSNRTCTRQWDPVVVTAHGVWQGEPVQFSTTYGNACEMAGGTGGNAVFAF
- a CDS encoding GTP-binding protein, whose product is MSGHRAKLPVVIVCGLHAEVRHEVVEGLLRVVPHSAALHHDLSTAAGGTVRRSLRDAGGAPAAGETPLVNDCACCALREDLVPELERLAGDGTTRLAVLELWDSVEPKSMAEVIAAHSDAAEVTNVFTAVDPTLVLPCLANGDDLAEAGLAAAPADRRTVGDTWARQMEYAPVLAVAPNPAADDEDHALIRQLNPTARQLTSDSGELSRLAFAGFDVEAAAAAQHPACALLPQEAEEAGVGTLVRRRHRPFHPGRLFDAPGELSCAATRSRGRFWPADRPDTLLSRDAAGGALGVENTGPWLASLPDAARSLAPPYRRAAAALDRHPEHGDRCQHLVFVSPGLDRHGLTALLDSCLLTDEEYGSGREGWKRLPAAFDVLLDPVR
- a CDS encoding type B 50S ribosomal protein L31; protein product: MKPGIHPAHRPAVFRDNTADFAFLTRSTMTSDRTVTREDGTTYPVVDVEISSASHPFHTGTARVLDTAGRVERFERRYGRGEAR
- the rpmG gene encoding 50S ribosomal protein L33, with amino-acid sequence MARTEARPVIKLRSTAGTGHTYVTRKNRRNDPDRTVPHTFDPIARHHGAFREER
- a CDS encoding ABC transporter substrate-binding protein — protein: MPRTALRLRRWAAIAVLGGLLAGCGTEKTDTAGEAAAPGKGAGGRTATDVRPIEAAARITDARGVTVSLPKPPEKIVCLVALCDDILVELGMTPAATNSQVLAHPKFLGEEKAARIPAVPGGFLSPEVEAILSHRPDLVIGLEDTHGKLAPALKGATTFWPVQPGSWQDSVGYLRDLAALTGRTQQGEKAEKSFRTRLARAEKQKSDRTALIVFGSDENFGVATPETDVAAGLLPKISHYPWKSRGVDGSYSLEEILARDVDVLFVETLSFGAPDGRLSDKLAKNPLWSRIPAVEHGKVIEVDSEVWAKGRGTRSLGLVLDEATAALR
- a CDS encoding FecCD family ABC transporter permease, whose amino-acid sequence is MAQFCLGAVALASAVCALGLGTPYVPPADLPATFGADGITGLVVTELRLPRMLLALIAGACLGAAGLVLQEALRNPLAVPEMLGVSSGAALGVAAPLVLTLAVPLVLQPFLALAGAALGGLLTLVAAGLGRSPSAVLLTGAAVAAALQAALLVLMVMADQLDLQLIYRYLLGSLSARTWDDVTGLLPWLAVAVPALVLCVPVLGVLRLGDDDARALGVRVERARVAALGIAVVLIAPVVAVCGPVAWVGFLAPHLARRLRPDAGAAGWLLRSAACGAMVVLCADQPARLTLAPVETPVGAWTALVGVPAGVLLLKRGRGPARERGQDVPAVPGPPAGLPAPVLRKAER